The following DNA comes from Candidatus Ozemobacteraceae bacterium.
CGTCCTGCTCATCCTCGGTCCTTCTGGAACCGTTGCGGGAGCGATACTTGCCCCGGCGCCTGGCGGTTCTGATTCGACGGCGATTCTGTGTCCGGTCGGTGGCGCATGGCGTCTCTCCGGTGACAGGTTGGTCATCCGACCTGCCTGGGGGCGTCCTGGCCCGCCGGCGGCATGGCGGAATATGAGCGTACAGATTTCCGTAGCCGGAAAGGGGCCTGTGCTCGAAGGCCTGACATCCCTGGGGGGAGTGCCGACCGACGGCTGTCGCCTGGAAAAAATCGCTCACTGGCCTGCAAACGCATTGGACGTCCAGGTGCCGCTCGTCCTTTCCAGGATCGGTGCGCTGACCCAGGCTGGCGATGGAAAAGGAGATAGCGCCATACGATTTCCCGTGCGGGTTTCGGCCGATCGGCGCCTGCTTTACGTGCGGGCAATTGACGATTCGCAGACGTGGCTCCCGTTTCCCATGATGGTCGGCAAGGACGGAGCGATCAGGGTGAATGAGGACGGTCGGTGCGGATATCTCGTGCGCGGTGACGACGGCGGAGTTGATGCCTTTCTCGTGACGACGCTGCGACCGTCTGTTCGCGGCTCTGCGGCATCTTTCATGTTCCCGGACGAAACGGGGAATGACGAACCCGTCGAACTTCCTGCAACATGCATCGGGCCGCTCTGGGTGTTCACTCTCGATATTCATCGGCGACCTCTCGACCGCAGGTCGGGCGGGGCTGGATTCCGGCGGTTGACGGCCGCCGCCCTTGCCGGACCGGAACGTCCGGTTGAAGCGGGAACGAAAAATAAATAGATATACCAATAGAATATATGTTGAAAGATCGTGAAGATATCCTTCGATGGTATGAATCCCACCGGGCCGAGATGACGAACGACGGCGTCTGGTTTCTGGGCGGTGAGCCTGGGACCCAGTCTCCGGCCGCGTGGGCCGGAGCGAAGCTGCGCGTCCTGATCGTCCGGTTGTCGGGGTATCACGACGTTGCGACGGGCATCACCCATTCCTACCTGTACCAGATGGCGCGTGACGTCGACGGCGTCTTTGCCGACCTCGCCTTTCTGCCCCCGCACAGAGACGAAGCGTTGATGCGGCAAGATGGCGTCCCCCTGCTGACGGGGACGACCTCGAAACGCCCGGCCGCCGAGTTCGACCTGATTGCGATCAGCAACTCGATCGTCCAGGAACTGCTGAACCTGCCCGCCCTTCTATACCATTCGGGAATACCGCTGACCCGCCAGGGGCGCACCGGGGAAAAATCACCGCTGATCGTTCTCGGCGGGAGCAACTCCTCAGCGACGGCCATTCTTCACGGCCCCGCGGGCGCGCTTCAGCCGGGAGAGGGGCTCGTCGACGGGGTCGTCGTCGGCGACGGTGACGACGCGTTCGGTCAGTTGCTGCGCATTCTGGTCGCGCATCGCACCGCATCTCGGGTCGAGCGGTTGGCGCGCGTCCGGGAGAACGTCGCAGGGTATTACGATCCATCACTATATAATCATAAGTATACAGAATCCGGCAGGCTCGCCGCGATCGTGCCTGAGGCCGGCGCGCCGTTTCCCGTGAAAGCGAACCGTGCGGACCTGTCCAGGCTTCGGCGGGCGCATGCGAAAAGCCCGATCTGGTATGACGAGGATTCCGCGGGGGCGTCGCATGTTGTCGTGACGGCGGGCTGCCCGTATGTCTGCTCGTTCTGCAAGGAATCGTGGGAGCAGAAGCCGTATCGCGAGCGTCCCGTCGACGATGTCGCCCGCGACGCGCTCGAACTGAAGGCTGCGCTCGGGCTTCATGAAATCGCCCTGTACACGTTCAATGCGAACACCTATACGGGGCTGATGCCCCTGCTTGACCGGCTGGATCCCCTGTTCGAACGTGTCGCCATCAAGAGCCAGAGGTTCGACGCGATCGCGAAGGCACCGGCGCTGCTCGAACGTCAGCTCGCCGCCGGAAAGCGCAGCTACACCTGCGCCTTGGAGGGCATCAGCGACCGCCTCCGGACGCTGCTTCAGAAAGGCCTGTCCGAAACCCGCCTCATGGCCGGTTTCGACGAGTTGTTCAGAAGGAATGTCCGGCAGATGAAGGTGTTCGTCATCGTGACCGGCTTCGAGGAGCAGGCGGATCTCGACGAGTTCGCGTCGTTCCTGTCGAAAATCCGGAAAAAACTCGACGGCATGAAGGGCCGGCCGGTTCTCACGTTCTCGTTCGCGACGCTGTTCAGACCGCCGCACACCCCGCTGCAATACGCGTTTCCCAGGCCCGCTCCAGATGAACTCGAACGTATCGAGCAAAGCCTCGCGGCGCTGGTTCGCAAGACCGGGTTCGAGACGAGAACGAGCGCGGGCGCTTCCGATGCGGTGGTGTCGGAGTATCTCGCCTACGGAGATCGGCGGTGCACGCCCATTCTCGTGTCCGCCTCGATCGTGCGCAACCAGCGATACCGGGGCGAGATCGACCGTGAGACGGCTGCGTTCTGGACGCAAGCCGTGAAGCGGGCCAATCTTGCAGATGTCCTGTTTCCGCGTGGCGAACCCGGGGAGGTTCTGCCGTGGGACGACATCGACGTCGGGGTCACGAAGGCGTTTCTTCTCAGCAACTGGAACATGCTTCGCGAGGGCCGCGAGTTGCCTTCGTGCATCCGCCCGCCCTGGGGAAGCAGCCAGTGCAGCGGTTGCGGCGCCTGCCGCTCGGAAGTCGAACGAGCGAGAACGCTCGAAGCCGGTCCCGGCGAGATGTCGAAATCCCCCGCCCATCCTGTCGCTTCCGCAAAATTCGTTCGGTTCCGTGTGGAGTCACAGGTCCCGCGGCGATGGGCAGCCGTGGGAAACGGCTTTCTCGGCGCGGCGATCTCGCGCCTTCTCCTTCTGAAGCTGCCGGGCTGGCTCGAGCCGTTCGTTCGCGTCGAATCCGTGATGGAAAGGCACAAGGCATTCGGAGTCTGCTTCGCCGACGTGCTTCTGAGGGGTTCTCCCGCCGTTCCGGCGAATATGGCCTGGCCGCTCGTCGATGATGCGCCCGACGGGGTGGAGTCGGCTCTCCGAATTTTGAGCGTGAAGCCGGCCGGCAAGCCCATCGCCGATGATTCGCGGCCGTTCTTCCTGCGATTTCATCTCGGCCCGCAGACCGATCGCGCATCGATTTCGAAGCGCATCGACGGGATGCTGGCGAAATACCGGTACAAGCATCAGAAGCTCTGGCGCGGCGAGTTCCTGCACTGGGAAATTCAGGCCGGCCAGGCAAAGAAGTGCGGAATCTCGAAAATACGCTGGCCGCGCGACGGCGCCGAGCTGCTCGTCGATATTCTCCACTGGCCCGAGCCTCACCTCATCAGCCAGCTCGGAGGAGCCGATCACGTCGTCGAGGTGCTCCTCATCAGCCCGTAGGGGCGCATCGTGATACGCCCGGAATGCCCCGACTGGCACTGTGTGCCATGGCCGGTTGTGATACCATGGCGGCATGTCTCGGAAGATCGGAAATCTCGACGGGTTCCTCGCCGGCATCGACAGGAGCATCTTCAAACGCGACCCGGTGACGATCGCGGCGCATGCGTATGATGCGACGAACGAGTTCCATTATCCGGCAGGCGTCGTCAGGCCCAGGAACGCTGCGGATGTCGCGGCCATCCTGACGTCGGCGAACGAGCACGGAGTGAGCCTGTTCCCGCGCGGCGCCGGTACCGGCTTCTCGGGCGGCTCCCTGCCCGTCGACGGCGGCGTCGTGATCGACTTTCTCGGCATGAGCCGCATTCTCGACATCGACGAAGAAAGCATGACGGCCCGGGTCGAACCGGGCGTCGTCACCCTCCACCTCCAGGAGGCCGTCGAGGCGCGCGGACTCTATTACCCGCCCGATCCGGCCTCGCTGAAAATCTGCACGATCGGCGGCAACATCGCCGAGAACGCCGGCGGCCCTCACTGCCTGAAATACGGCGTCACGCGCGATTACGTCCTGTCGCTCGACGGCTTCACCGCAGACGGCAGGCCCTTCGGCGCCGGAAAAGGCACGCTGAAGGACCGGGCCGGCTACGACCTGAAACACCTCTTCATCGGAAGCGAAGGCACGCTCGCCGTCTTCACGGGCATTCTCCTCCGGCTTCTGCCCAGGCCCGAAGATCGCATCCTGTTCTCCGCCTATTTCGAAGACCTGAACGATGCGACCGCGATGGTGAATACGCTCCTGAAACGCGGAATCGCCCCTTCCTCGCTGGAATTCATGGACAGATCGGCTCTTCAGGCGGTCGAGTCGTATGCGAAACTCGGCATCAATACCCGCCACGAAGCCGTTCTGATCGTCGAGATCGACGGCCGGTCCGATGAAATGCCGCATCTCCGACGGATCACGGAAGAGTGCCTGTCGAAAACCGCCGCGGAAATCAATGTCGCAACGGACAAGCGCGAACAGGACCAGCTCTGGGAAGTCCGCCGCAAAGCCAGTCCCGCGATGCGCGCATTCGGCAACAAGAAAGCGAACGAGGATATCGTCGTGCCTCGCCGCAATGTGCCGGCCTGCATCCGCGAACTTCGCGAACTCGCGGACCGCGAAAAACTCAATATCATCAGTTTCGGCCACATCGGAGACGGGAATATCCATACGAATATCATGTACGACAGCGGAAACCCTGATGAGCGCGTTCGCGTTGAGCGCGGCCTGACGCAGCTTTTCGCCATCGTCAACAAATACGACGGCGCCGTCTCCGGCGAGCACGGCATCGGCATCGCCAAGAAACGCTATCTTCCCGCGAATCTCGATCCCGTCAGCTACGATCTGATGCGCTCGATCAAAAAAATGTTCGATCCCAACGGCATCCTCAACCCCGGCAAAATGTTCTATTGAGTTCCGCATGACGCAAGCCGATTCCGAATTCCCGTTCGTGCTGAGCCTGTCGAAGCACGAGAGACGTTCGTCCTTCGACAAGCTCAGGGCGAACAGGTGGATGTTCTCCCTGGAACGAAAAATCAAATATGGTATATAAAATAAAATATACGAAATCGTCTCGATCTGTTTCCGGGGATCGGCGGCTTGCTGGATGATACGATTGAAGTCGCGGGAGACCCTTCGCGAAAGACTCCGGCGGGAACTCGCCAACTGCGTGAAATGCGGCGCGTGCATGGCTTTCTGCCCCGTGTACCGCGTCGAACGCACCGAAACGGCGAACATGCGCGGCCGCCTGGCGCTGCTCCAGTCGATCGAAGCAGGCCGGAAGATCCCCGCCGATGCGGTCGATGCGGCGCTCGGAACATGCGCCGGCTGCCTGACGTGTCGCGCGACCTGCCCGAACAAAGTCGAAACCGGCCTGGCGACCACGATCGGCCGGGCGCTGCATGCCGATGCTTCGCCGAAGGCCCGTGTGCGACGCTGGTTTCGCCGTCTCGTCGGCCGGCACCCGGTCGGAAGACGACTGCTCGCATTGTTGGATATGCCGGAGCCATCCCGCCGGCCTGACGGAAAACCCGCTGGAACGATCCTCGGGATGCTGAAACGCGCCGTTCGCACATCGCGTGAGTATTCGCCGGAACACCCCGCCACCGATTCTGCCGAAACGAATCGAATCGATGTTCTCCTCGTTCCCGGATGCCGGCTTTCGGCGCGCCAGGAAAAAATAACGAAAGCTATAAAACTATGCGGGCGGGCGGGACTGGGGACGGCCATTGCGCCCGATATCGGCTGCTGTGGGCTTCCGGCGCTGACGGACGGGGATCTCGAAGGATACGCCGAGTCCGTCAGACGGTTGTTCGAAGAGATCGGCCGACGATCGCCGAAACGAATCCTGTTTCTCTGCCCGGAGTGCTGGTATGCCTGGCGCATGATCCCGGAGTTGTGCGATCTGAGCGAAGCGGCGAAGGCAATCTGGAACAACGGTGACGATTTCCTCGCTGCTCTCTCGAAAACAGGCTGGCAGCCGGGGCATCAACTGGAAAACCGCGTCGTTTTCCACGAAGCCTGTCTGTATGCCCGCGGAGGAGGAGACAAAATGGCGCCGTTCCGTCTGCTGGAGCGCGTGGTGTCGACCAAACCGGTCAATGCCGCCAGAGATGGAGCCTGCTGTGGTTCCGGTGGAGGACTCGTTCGAACGGCGCCGGGCATTGCGAACCGGATCGCTTCAGACCGGATCGAAGAACTGCGTCGGCTTGCCCCGGACACCGTTGTCACGCATTGCGGCCGCTGTCGCGATGTTTTTGCCGATGGGCTCCGGGCTCACGGGATTCGAACCGTCACGTTTCTCGATCTGCTCGAGGAGACGGACGGATGAAACACGTATGTGACATGTATGCTCTCGAAAAGGAGGCGCGGGGCGAAGGCTGGCGCCTCATCGCCGGCGGGGATGAGGCCGGCCGCGGGCCCTGGGCCGGCCCGGTTTTCGCCGCGTTCGCCATTCTCCCCGATCCGTGCCCGATCGACGGGTTGAACGATTCGAAGCAGCTTTCGCGTGACGAGCGGCGACGGCTTTTCGAAGCGATCAAGGCCGAAGCCCTCGGCTACGGAATCGGCCGTGCCGAGCCTGATGAAATCGATCGCTATAATATTCTCGAGGCGACACGACTCGCGTTCCGGCGGGCGTTCGATGCGATGAAGCCCGTGCCGGACTTCGTTCTGCTCGATTACATCAAACTCCCCTGGTTGAGGCTGCCGCACCGGGCCTACGCGAAGGGGGACGCCCTGAGCGCTTCGATCGCGGCGGCGTCGATACTCGCGAAAGAGGCTCGCGACCTGGTGATGGAGGAGTTCGACCGGCAGTATCCCGGATACGGCTTCGCGAAACACATGGGATACGGAACCGCGCAGCACCATGAGGCGCTCCAGCGTCTCGGACCGTGCCCGATCCACCGGCGCTCGTTCAAGCCGGTCAAGGCCCTGCTTCCATCGACGGAGTTCCGCAATGCGACTCTCTTTTGATCTTCCGTCGCTCGCGCTCTCCCCCGGGCAGTCTGTCAGGGCGGAAGTCGTCAGCAGCGACGAGAAGGGCAGCAACATCCTTCTCAACGGCGTTCCGACGAGAGTGAAGGAGAAGCTGGAAGCCGGGCAGAGTATACAAGGTCGTATAGAACGAACATCCGGCGGCCAGGCGGTCCTCACCCTTGGCGCCGAAGCCGATGTCACGGCTGAAGGCGCCATCGAAAAATTCTTCACGTCTCTTGGCGTCGCTCCCGGACAGGATGATCTCGCCATCGCCCAGGCGCTTCGTCGCCACGGCATTCCCCTGACGGGCGACTGGTTCCGCCGGGTGAGCGAGATGATGCTGAAACTCGGCACGGGAAGCGGTGATCGTGCAGCTCTCGACGCGCTCGTGCTGCTGCTGCGCTTCCGCGCTCCAGAGTCCGGCTTTCCGCTGCTGAAGGCATACGTCAACGGGGATATGCGGTTCGCCGCCCTCCTTTCGAACCTCGGTGCGGGAGAAGCGGAGCTGCTGAAAGCGAACTGGAGTGCCGGTCGTGTGCTCGATCACCTTCTCAAACTGATCGGTGGGCCGGGATTATCGACGAAGCCGGCTGCCGAGCTTCCCGCCTCGCTCGTCGATAATCTTGTACTCCAGGAACTGCTTTCGAATGCCCCGCAGGGAGTCGACGAGGGTCGCGTGTATTTTCAGTGGCCGATCTTCTGGGAAGACCAGGAGTTTCCCGATACCCTGGAGGGCGAAGCGTTCGTGCCTCCGAAAGGCCGCGAAGAGCAGGGCTACAGCCTCCGGATCCTCGTCCATCCTCCGACGCTGGGCGATATGGAAATCGCGCTACACAAGGTGGAAAAAGGTCTGTGGGTGCATTTTTCGACATCGAATCCCGAGTCCAGAGCGGCCCTGGGCGGGATGTTTCCCGCGCTCCAGGCGCGTCTGCGCGAACTTTCCTGGGCGTCGGTCAAACTGACCGTGGGCCATCTCGTTGCGCGAACGACCTTTCTCGGTCCTTCAGTCGCGGAAACGGCGGCTGAAAGGATGGAATCCGGGACTTCGCCGCGGCGCCGGGCACTCGACATTCGCGCATGATCATGGCGGCAGATATGGTATTCTTGGCCCGATGACGACGAAGCGACGGCCGTTCGACGAGATCGCGGTGGCCGTGAAATACCAGTTCGGCGTGGCAGGCGAGGCGCCGAAAGTCGTCGCATCGGGCCGCGGTCTGCTTGCGCAGCGCATCGTGAAGCTTGCGCGCGAAAACGACGTTCCGCTGCACGAGTCGCCCGCGCTGGCCGATTCCCTCGCCAAAGTCCCGGTCGGGGTCGAGATTCCGGCCGAACTCTGGGAAGCCATGGCTGAAGTGCTCGCCCACGTCTACGCTCTCGACGGAAGCAGGCGGAATGACTGACAGGCGCCACCAGCTCGGCGCATGGGGGGAAAGCGAGGCGGCGCGTTTCCTCGAAACGCTCGGGTATTCGATCGTCGAACGGAACGTTCGGACTCGCTATGGCGAGCTCGATATCGTCGCCCGCGATGGCTCGGTTCTTGTCTTTGTCGAGGTGCGAACGAAATCGAAAACGACGCACGGCCACCCTTTCGAGACCATCGGACCCGGGAAACAGAAGAAACTCATCGGGATGGCCCGCTGGTATCTGCACGCGCGCAACATCGGAGATACGGTCGATTGCCGTTTCGATGCCATAGCGATTGTCTGCGAGGAACCCGGACATTGGGTGGTTGAGCATCTGAAAAATGTCTTGTATACATGATCGAGAGGGTGGAATACCGGAATACCAACGGTGTGTGACACGAATGACGCGGTTGGCGGCAAGAAAGCCACCCTTGGCGCAGGCAGATTCTGGTAGAATGTCTGAAACACGCGGTTCCGGGCGGCGGTACGGAACGTGCTATTACCGGATGTGGGGGTGATGAACATGATGGGATTAGGGCTTGTGCATATTTACGGAGCGTTTTTGCTGTTTGGCGTCGGGTATGCCGTCCTGGTCACGCTGCTCGGCAATCTTGGCGGCGACCACGGAGGCGATGCCCCCGGAGATGCCGGCGATCTCGATGTCGGCCATGATGTCGGTGGCGGACACGATGCCGCTCCCGGCGACTCGGGAGAGGCGGGGGAGAGCAGCGCGGGATTGTCGCCCTTCAGCCCGCTGATGATCGCGACCTTCGCCACGCTGTTCGGCGGCCTCGGATTCATCACCCTTGGGATTTTCGGGTCGATTCCGCTGATGCCGCAGGTCGTGTCGAACGGTGTCAGCGTCATCATCTCGGCGGCGCTGGCCGTCATTCTGTCGAGTTACTTCTCGTTCTTTCTTGTCAAGCTGTTCGTGAAGACCGAGACGGGCGGAATGACCTCCACAAGCCGGTTGATCGGTTGCGAGGCCGAGGCGAGCCTGGACATGACGCCTGGGAAGGTGGGCGAAATCACCTATCTCCATGGCGGAAGCCGTCAGAACGGCATGGCAATGCTGGTCGAGGGCTCGCAGCCGGTGAAGAAAGGCCAGTGCGTAGAGATCGTCGCCATCAAGGAAAGTGTCATGTATGTGAAACCCGTCGAACCCCCGCCGGCTCTGTAATGGAACGGGTTTGGCGGCGTTGCTCGATCGATGCGGATTTGCTTGACGGTGTCGGAGCCCTGAGATAAGATTTTCTGACGCCGTTCTTACCCCTATACAAGAGGAGAGAGACTCATGGAAATGACGTCGATGATCATCGTGGGCGTGCTCGGAATTCTGCTGTTCGTTTTTCTCATTTTTATTCTCTGGGCCGGTCGCGTGCAGACCGTCGGGCCCAATGAAGTGCTGATCATTTCCGGCGGTTCTCACACCGTCGTCGATCCGAACGGCAACAAGCACACGCTTGGCTTCAAGGTCGTCAAGGGCGGTCGCGCCTTCGTCTGGCCGATCATCGAGAGAGCCGAACGACTGTCGCTCGAACTGATGACGCTCGAGATTCAGACCCCCGAAGTCATGACCAACTCCGGCGTTCCGGTCATGGTCGACGGCGTCGCGCAGATCAAGGTCAAGAGCGAGGAGTTCGCGATTCACACCGCCGCCGAGCAGTTCCTCGGGAAATCCAAGTCCGAGATCATGGGAATTGCCCATCAGACCCTCGAAGGCCATCTCCGCGCGATTCTCGGCACGATGGAAGTCGAGGAAATCATCAAGAACCGGGACAAGTTCGCTTCGAACGTCCAGGAAGTATCGGCGCCCGACCTGGCTCGCATGGGCCTCGTGATCGTGTCGTTCACGATCAAGGATATCCGCGACAAGCAGGGCTACCTCGAGTCTCTCGGGAAGAAGGCGATCGCCGAGCGCCAGCGCGACGCCGCCATCGGCCAGGCCGAAGCCCAGCGCGACGCCGAGATCAAGCGCTCCGAAGCGACCGCCAAGGCCGTCGAGGAGTCGAGTAAGTTCAACAAGCAGGCGCAGGTCACCAAGCTCGCCAACGAGACCGTCGTCGCCGAAGCGCATCGCAACAACAAGATCAAGGTTGCCGAATACGAGGCCGCCGTCAACCAGAAGAAGGCCGATGCCGACAGGGCCTACGATCTGCAGAAGTTCAAGGTCGACCAGCTGGTTCGCGCCGAAGAACTGCAGGTCACCGTCATCGCCAAGCAAAAGGAAATCGAGATTCAGCAGCAGGAAATCAAGCGGCGCGAACTCGAACTGGTCGCCACCGTCGAACGCCCGGCCGAGGCCGAGCGCAAAAAGGTCGAGACGCTGTCCCAGGCCGAGCAGTTCAAGCTGAAGACCACCGCCGAAGGTGAGGCCGAGTCGGCCCGCCTGCGCGGTCTCGCCCGCGCCGACGTCGAGCGTGCCGAAGGTACCGCCGCTGCCGACGTCTCCAAGATCAAGGGAAATACCGAAGCCGAGGTCAAGAAGAGCCAGGGTCTCGCCGACGCCGACATCATCAGGGCGAAGGCCATGTCGCAGGCCGAAGGCGTGAAGGCGATGGGTCTTGCCGAAGCCGAAACCCGGCGCGCGATCGGTCTCGCCGAAGCCGAAGCCATGGAAAAGAAGGCCGCGGCCTGGAAATCCTACAACGAAGCTGCCATCAGCCAGATGTTCATCGAGAAGCTCCCCGAGATCGTGCGTGCCGTATCCGAG
Coding sequences within:
- a CDS encoding radical SAM protein, whose amino-acid sequence is MLKDREDILRWYESHRAEMTNDGVWFLGGEPGTQSPAAWAGAKLRVLIVRLSGYHDVATGITHSYLYQMARDVDGVFADLAFLPPHRDEALMRQDGVPLLTGTTSKRPAAEFDLIAISNSIVQELLNLPALLYHSGIPLTRQGRTGEKSPLIVLGGSNSSATAILHGPAGALQPGEGLVDGVVVGDGDDAFGQLLRILVAHRTASRVERLARVRENVAGYYDPSLYNHKYTESGRLAAIVPEAGAPFPVKANRADLSRLRRAHAKSPIWYDEDSAGASHVVVTAGCPYVCSFCKESWEQKPYRERPVDDVARDALELKAALGLHEIALYTFNANTYTGLMPLLDRLDPLFERVAIKSQRFDAIAKAPALLERQLAAGKRSYTCALEGISDRLRTLLQKGLSETRLMAGFDELFRRNVRQMKVFVIVTGFEEQADLDEFASFLSKIRKKLDGMKGRPVLTFSFATLFRPPHTPLQYAFPRPAPDELERIEQSLAALVRKTGFETRTSAGASDAVVSEYLAYGDRRCTPILVSASIVRNQRYRGEIDRETAAFWTQAVKRANLADVLFPRGEPGEVLPWDDIDVGVTKAFLLSNWNMLREGRELPSCIRPPWGSSQCSGCGACRSEVERARTLEAGPGEMSKSPAHPVASAKFVRFRVESQVPRRWAAVGNGFLGAAISRLLLLKLPGWLEPFVRVESVMERHKAFGVCFADVLLRGSPAVPANMAWPLVDDAPDGVESALRILSVKPAGKPIADDSRPFFLRFHLGPQTDRASISKRIDGMLAKYRYKHQKLWRGEFLHWEIQAGQAKKCGISKIRWPRDGAELLVDILHWPEPHLISQLGGADHVVEVLLISP
- a CDS encoding FAD-linked oxidase C-terminal domain-containing protein — protein: MSRKIGNLDGFLAGIDRSIFKRDPVTIAAHAYDATNEFHYPAGVVRPRNAADVAAILTSANEHGVSLFPRGAGTGFSGGSLPVDGGVVIDFLGMSRILDIDEESMTARVEPGVVTLHLQEAVEARGLYYPPDPASLKICTIGGNIAENAGGPHCLKYGVTRDYVLSLDGFTADGRPFGAGKGTLKDRAGYDLKHLFIGSEGTLAVFTGILLRLLPRPEDRILFSAYFEDLNDATAMVNTLLKRGIAPSSLEFMDRSALQAVESYAKLGINTRHEAVLIVEIDGRSDEMPHLRRITEECLSKTAAEINVATDKREQDQLWEVRRKASPAMRAFGNKKANEDIVVPRRNVPACIRELRELADREKLNIISFGHIGDGNIHTNIMYDSGNPDERVRVERGLTQLFAIVNKYDGAVSGEHGIGIAKKRYLPANLDPVSYDLMRSIKKMFDPNGILNPGKMFY
- a CDS encoding (Fe-S)-binding protein, which gives rise to MIRLKSRETLRERLRRELANCVKCGACMAFCPVYRVERTETANMRGRLALLQSIEAGRKIPADAVDAALGTCAGCLTCRATCPNKVETGLATTIGRALHADASPKARVRRWFRRLVGRHPVGRRLLALLDMPEPSRRPDGKPAGTILGMLKRAVRTSREYSPEHPATDSAETNRIDVLLVPGCRLSARQEKITKAIKLCGRAGLGTAIAPDIGCCGLPALTDGDLEGYAESVRRLFEEIGRRSPKRILFLCPECWYAWRMIPELCDLSEAAKAIWNNGDDFLAALSKTGWQPGHQLENRVVFHEACLYARGGGDKMAPFRLLERVVSTKPVNAARDGACCGSGGGLVRTAPGIANRIASDRIEELRRLAPDTVVTHCGRCRDVFADGLRAHGIRTVTFLDLLEETDG
- a CDS encoding ribonuclease HII, translating into MKHVCDMYALEKEARGEGWRLIAGGDEAGRGPWAGPVFAAFAILPDPCPIDGLNDSKQLSRDERRRLFEAIKAEALGYGIGRAEPDEIDRYNILEATRLAFRRAFDAMKPVPDFVLLDYIKLPWLRLPHRAYAKGDALSASIAAASILAKEARDLVMEEFDRQYPGYGFAKHMGYGTAQHHEALQRLGPCPIHRRSFKPVKALLPSTEFRNATLF
- a CDS encoding flagellar hook-length control protein FliK; its protein translation is MRLSFDLPSLALSPGQSVRAEVVSSDEKGSNILLNGVPTRVKEKLEAGQSIQGRIERTSGGQAVLTLGAEADVTAEGAIEKFFTSLGVAPGQDDLAIAQALRRHGIPLTGDWFRRVSEMMLKLGTGSGDRAALDALVLLLRFRAPESGFPLLKAYVNGDMRFAALLSNLGAGEAELLKANWSAGRVLDHLLKLIGGPGLSTKPAAELPASLVDNLVLQELLSNAPQGVDEGRVYFQWPIFWEDQEFPDTLEGEAFVPPKGREEQGYSLRILVHPPTLGDMEIALHKVEKGLWVHFSTSNPESRAALGGMFPALQARLRELSWASVKLTVGHLVARTTFLGPSVAETAAERMESGTSPRRRALDIRA
- a CDS encoding EscU/YscU/HrcU family type III secretion system export apparatus switch protein, with the translated sequence MTTKRRPFDEIAVAVKYQFGVAGEAPKVVASGRGLLAQRIVKLARENDVPLHESPALADSLAKVPVGVEIPAELWEAMAEVLAHVYALDGSRRND
- a CDS encoding YraN family protein — translated: MTDRRHQLGAWGESEAARFLETLGYSIVERNVRTRYGELDIVARDGSVLVFVEVRTKSKTTHGHPFETIGPGKQKKLIGMARWYLHARNIGDTVDCRFDAIAIVCEEPGHWVVEHLKNVLYT
- a CDS encoding SPFH domain-containing protein, translated to MEMTSMIIVGVLGILLFVFLIFILWAGRVQTVGPNEVLIISGGSHTVVDPNGNKHTLGFKVVKGGRAFVWPIIERAERLSLELMTLEIQTPEVMTNSGVPVMVDGVAQIKVKSEEFAIHTAAEQFLGKSKSEIMGIAHQTLEGHLRAILGTMEVEEIIKNRDKFASNVQEVSAPDLARMGLVIVSFTIKDIRDKQGYLESLGKKAIAERQRDAAIGQAEAQRDAEIKRSEATAKAVEESSKFNKQAQVTKLANETVVAEAHRNNKIKVAEYEAAVNQKKADADRAYDLQKFKVDQLVRAEELQVTVIAKQKEIEIQQQEIKRRELELVATVERPAEAERKKVETLSQAEQFKLKTTAEGEAESARLRGLARADVERAEGTAAADVSKIKGNTEAEVKKSQGLADADIIRAKAMSQAEGVKAMGLAEAETRRAIGLAEAEAMEKKAAAWKSYNEAAISQMFIEKLPEIVRAVSEPLSKTEKIIMISNGGDGVGASKITKEIIDVVTQVPPMLEAVTGVDMREMLGKVKGVVAGEPPKPAPNAPPSGKAKG